A window of the Thermus thermophilus HB8 genome harbors these coding sequences:
- a CDS encoding MFS transporter translates to MPPHLAYALGGLGLTLPAQTFGTYLAFYYLDRLGMPAGAFALARLIFSVWDAVNDPLFGYLSDRTRTPWGRRRPWLFLSLPFLLLAFYLAFSVPEAFRKGTRLFWYGLWAMLLFETFSALAWVNHAALFPELFQSREERARANAWRQGFYFLGLTASIALTPLVYAALGFPGMALLYGAVGGGLVLLFLLSVREDPRAREAEPLPFVPAFRYTLGNRAFWIYALAALFLLFAVGLFAAAMPFYAKHALGLGEEATALLFASVLLAALPSVSLWARLAGALGPKRAWLWAIGLLALGALLLLWPRGLLEALPVGVLIGTGFGGVLVLGDVLLAEVIDRDAAATGRRREGVYYSVYGFINRLSGPLQALAFALLTPLFGYVSGENPGPNPEAAFRFLMAVPPFAASLLALALAARFPYGAKG, encoded by the coding sequence ATGCCGCCCCACCTGGCCTACGCCCTAGGGGGCCTGGGCCTCACCCTCCCCGCCCAAACCTTCGGCACCTACCTGGCCTTCTACTACCTGGATCGCCTGGGGATGCCCGCGGGCGCCTTCGCCCTGGCCCGGCTCATCTTCTCCGTGTGGGACGCGGTGAACGACCCGCTTTTCGGCTACCTCTCGGACCGCACCCGGACCCCGTGGGGTCGGAGGCGGCCCTGGCTCTTCCTCAGCCTGCCCTTTTTGCTCCTCGCCTTTTACCTGGCCTTCAGCGTGCCGGAGGCCTTCCGGAAGGGGACAAGGCTCTTCTGGTACGGCCTTTGGGCGATGCTCCTCTTTGAGACCTTCTCCGCCCTGGCCTGGGTCAACCACGCGGCCCTCTTCCCCGAGCTCTTCCAAAGCCGGGAGGAGCGGGCCCGGGCCAACGCCTGGCGCCAAGGGTTTTACTTCCTGGGCCTCACGGCCAGCATCGCCCTGACCCCCCTGGTGTACGCCGCCCTGGGCTTCCCCGGCATGGCCCTCCTCTACGGGGCCGTGGGGGGCGGGCTCGTCCTCCTCTTCCTCCTCTCGGTGCGGGAGGACCCCAGGGCCCGGGAGGCCGAGCCCCTCCCCTTCGTCCCCGCCTTCCGGTACACCCTGGGAAACCGCGCCTTTTGGATCTACGCCCTGGCGGCGCTTTTTCTCCTCTTCGCCGTGGGCCTCTTCGCGGCGGCCATGCCCTTCTACGCCAAGCACGCCCTGGGCCTGGGGGAGGAGGCCACCGCCCTGCTCTTCGCCTCGGTCCTCCTCGCCGCCCTGCCCTCCGTCTCCCTCTGGGCCCGCCTCGCCGGCGCCTTGGGGCCCAAGAGGGCCTGGCTTTGGGCCATCGGCCTCCTCGCCCTCGGGGCCCTCCTCCTCCTCTGGCCCCGGGGGCTCCTCGAGGCCCTGCCCGTGGGGGTCCTGATCGGGACAGGCTTCGGGGGCGTACTCGTCCTCGGGGACGTCCTCCTGGCGGAGGTCATTGACCGGGACGCCGCGGCCACGGGGAGGCGGCGGGAGGGGGTGTACTACAGCGTCTACGGCTTCATCAACCGGCTCTCGGGGCCCCTGCAGGCCCTCGCCTTCGCCCTCCTCACGCCCCTCTTCGGCTACGTGAGCGGGGAGAACCCGGGGCCGAACCCCGAGGCGGCCTTCCGCTTCCTCATGGCCGTGCCCCCCTTCGCGGCAAGCCTCCTGGCCCTGGCCCTGGCCGCGCGGTTTCCCTACGGGGCAAAGGGGTGA
- a CDS encoding BTAD domain-containing putative transcriptional regulator, translating to MALAWQSPVYLERKRLLDLLPEEPGFAVWLEAPAGFGKSVLAGQLAARLGLRTLWASALLGEPRDLLAQALGLPREAPWGAVVAALGEAPSLVVLEDLTGEEALSPLLRTLPCLLVLASRRPLPYPELPKLLAEGRLVHLKAPDLAFTEEEAEALFGGREGWREAHRATGGWALPLFLSAFTGRPPEPMALLQGLRESLSEEEFQEGLLLAALPLLPAERALPVTEGLFQKGLLQRVPAGYRLHPLLREMAQRALRAEVQEAVRKAEGRLSPELLAEALFGAGLEEELLQLLESPIPLPIPAEKLAAWEGLLRRGGPRARLRLGEALLQVGRREGFALLEPLAQGEDPALALQALGHLAYYKAEPLLGKALPEARAHLERGLALLDRVGGELAGRFLNDAARVPYEEGRPEEAEALLEEALRRLPPGSPYRLAPLTNLAFLRFEREGSLLGRIAALEEAVGRLGPLGPANLAGHLRDLGRLYLLLGEREKAREHLRRAQEAEGHPLAALEARMLLAHLEEDAEALARLVAQAELLENPYLVERGRALLAGLRRDPGLLEGLPGFLPALARALLREDPALLPPRPEAREERLYWHAARYRLLREEEDLKALLSLTDARERVLPGLVPLDLLPRKRPELARAYPLEEVLRSGWKEAVALRLAEIPPLRVEVLGSFRVRNPLGGVELKGKAREVLAILLLGLPREEVAFALWPDLSEEAALNNLYVWLNRLRKALEPWGLPTYLGEEGLKHLACDLHALEEALRREDAEAAFALYREPLFPGLDHPLLDRKREEVFHRVRALFLKKGEPRYLERLLELDPLDEEALLPLVERCLARGQRARALAHLERYRRRLWEELGERPSPEVEALLRELGG from the coding sequence ATGGCCCTGGCCTGGCAGAGCCCGGTCTACTTGGAGCGGAAGAGGCTTTTGGACCTTCTCCCCGAGGAGCCGGGCTTCGCCGTATGGCTCGAGGCCCCCGCGGGCTTCGGCAAGAGCGTCCTTGCGGGGCAGCTCGCCGCTAGGCTTGGCCTCCGCACCCTCTGGGCGAGCGCCCTCTTGGGGGAGCCCCGGGACCTCCTGGCCCAGGCGCTGGGCCTTCCCCGGGAGGCCCCCTGGGGGGCGGTGGTGGCCGCCTTGGGGGAGGCGCCCTCCCTGGTGGTCCTCGAGGACCTCACCGGGGAGGAGGCCCTCTCCCCCCTCCTCCGCACCCTCCCCTGCCTCCTCGTCCTGGCAAGCCGCAGGCCCCTCCCCTACCCCGAGCTCCCCAAGCTCCTCGCCGAGGGGCGGCTCGTCCACCTGAAGGCCCCGGACCTCGCCTTCACCGAGGAGGAGGCGGAGGCCCTCTTCGGGGGGCGGGAGGGGTGGCGGGAGGCCCACCGGGCCACGGGGGGCTGGGCCCTCCCCCTCTTCCTCTCCGCCTTCACCGGAAGGCCCCCAGAGCCCATGGCCCTCCTCCAGGGCCTGCGGGAAAGCCTCTCGGAGGAGGAGTTCCAGGAAGGCCTCCTCCTCGCCGCCCTCCCCCTCCTGCCCGCCGAGAGGGCCCTTCCCGTCACGGAGGGTCTCTTCCAGAAAGGGCTTCTCCAGCGGGTCCCCGCGGGCTACCGCCTCCACCCCCTCCTCCGGGAGATGGCCCAGAGGGCCCTGAGGGCGGAGGTCCAGGAGGCGGTGCGGAAGGCCGAGGGGAGGCTTTCCCCGGAGCTCCTCGCCGAGGCCCTCTTCGGGGCGGGCCTCGAGGAAGAACTCCTCCAGCTCCTGGAAAGCCCCATCCCCCTCCCCATCCCCGCGGAGAAGCTTGCGGCCTGGGAGGGCCTCCTGCGGCGGGGCGGCCCCCGGGCCCGGCTCCGCCTGGGGGAGGCCCTTTTGCAGGTGGGGAGGCGGGAGGGGTTCGCCCTCCTGGAGCCTTTGGCCCAGGGGGAGGACCCCGCCTTGGCCCTTCAGGCCCTCGGGCACCTCGCCTACTACAAGGCCGAGCCCCTCCTGGGGAAGGCCCTCCCCGAGGCCCGGGCCCACCTGGAAAGGGGCCTCGCCCTCCTGGACCGGGTAGGGGGGGAGCTCGCCGGGCGCTTCCTCAACGACGCCGCCCGCGTCCCCTACGAGGAGGGGAGGCCCGAGGAGGCCGAGGCCCTCCTGGAGGAGGCCCTGAGGCGGCTTCCCCCGGGGAGCCCCTACCGCCTCGCCCCCCTCACCAACCTGGCCTTCCTGCGCTTTGAGCGGGAAGGAAGCCTCCTCGGCCGGATCGCCGCCCTGGAGGAGGCCGTGGGGCGCCTCGGGCCCCTCGGGCCCGCCAACCTGGCGGGGCACCTCCGCGACCTGGGGCGGCTCTACCTCCTCCTGGGGGAGCGGGAGAAGGCCCGGGAGCACCTGAGGCGGGCCCAGGAGGCCGAGGGCCACCCCTTGGCCGCCCTCGAGGCCCGGATGCTCCTCGCCCACCTGGAGGAGGACGCCGAGGCCCTCGCCCGCCTCGTGGCCCAGGCGGAGCTCCTGGAGAACCCCTACCTGGTGGAGCGGGGAAGGGCCCTCCTCGCCGGCCTTCGCCGGGACCCCGGGCTTTTGGAGGGCCTTCCGGGCTTCCTCCCCGCCCTCGCCCGGGCCCTCCTCCGGGAAGACCCCGCCCTCCTCCCCCCGCGCCCCGAGGCGCGGGAGGAGAGGCTCTACTGGCACGCCGCCCGCTACCGCCTCCTGCGGGAGGAGGAAGACCTAAAGGCCCTCCTCTCCCTCACGGACGCCAGGGAGCGGGTCCTCCCCGGCCTCGTCCCCTTGGACCTCCTCCCCCGGAAGCGCCCGGAGCTCGCCCGGGCCTACCCCCTGGAGGAGGTCTTAAGGAGCGGCTGGAAGGAGGCCGTGGCCCTGCGGCTTGCCGAGATCCCTCCCCTCCGGGTGGAGGTCCTGGGGAGCTTCCGGGTGAGGAACCCCCTGGGCGGGGTGGAGCTCAAGGGCAAGGCCCGGGAGGTCCTCGCCATCCTCCTCCTGGGCCTTCCCCGGGAGGAGGTGGCCTTCGCCCTCTGGCCCGACCTCTCCGAGGAGGCCGCCCTGAACAACCTCTACGTCTGGCTGAACCGCCTCAGGAAGGCCCTCGAGCCCTGGGGCCTCCCCACCTACCTGGGGGAGGAGGGCTTGAAGCACCTCGCCTGCGACCTCCACGCCCTGGAGGAGGCCCTGAGGCGGGAGGACGCGGAGGCCGCCTTCGCCCTCTACCGGGAGCCCCTCTTCCCCGGCCTGGACCACCCCCTCCTGGACCGGAAGCGGGAGGAGGTCTTCCACCGGGTGCGGGCCCTCTTCCTCAAGAAGGGGGAGCCCAGGTACCTGGAGCGCCTCCTGGAGCTGGACCCCCTGGACGAGGAGGCCCTCCTCCCCCTGGTGGAACGCTGCCTCGCCCGGGGGCAGCGGGCCCGGGCCCTCGCCCACCTGGAGCGCTACCGGCGGAGGCTTTGGGAGGAGCTTGGGGAGAGGCCCTCCCCCGAGGTGGAGGCCCTCCTCCGGGAGCTCGGGGGCTAA